AGATAGCCCAGTTCTTCCATGAGCCGTTCCGCATAGAGCGCCCAGCCTTCACCGTGACCGGAGGTCCAGCACATGTTGCGCCGCCAGTTGTTGAGGATATCGCGGCGGTAGGTGGCCGTGGCAACCTGCAGATGGTGTCCCGGAACACCCTCGTGGTAGACGGTGCTGGTTTCGTTCCAGGTGGTGAAAGTTTCCTCGCCGGCTGGAATGGACCACCACATACGTCCGGGCCGGGAGAAATCGTCTGTTGGCCCGGTGTAGTAGATGCCGCCTTCATCGGTGGGCGCGATCATGCATTCGATGGTGCGCATGATGTCGGGGATGTCGAAGTGGACGCCAGCGAGCTCCGATACGGCTTTGTCCGAGAGTTTCTGCATCCACTGCTGGAGTTCTTCCTTGCTGTGCAGCTGCCGCGAGGGATCCTCGTTGAGGATCTTCATGGCCTCTTCGACGGTGGCGCCGTCCTTGATTTCGTTGGCAACCTGCTCCTGCTCCGCAATAATGCGGGCCAGCTCTTCAACGCCCCAGGTGTAGGTTTCCTCGAGGTTGACCTCGGATCCGAGGAAGCGGCGGGACATCAGCGAGTAGTGTTCGCGTCCCACGGCGTCCTTTGCCGGTGCCACGGGCAGGAGTTCCTGTTCGAGGAAGTCAGCGAGTGAGTTGTAGGCGTTCCTGGCGGATTCTGCACCGGATGCAAGATCTGCCCGGGATACATCGTTCAGTTCGCCCTCAGCAGCTGAAGCCTCAGCCACCATGGTGGCAAAAAAGCCGTCCGCGGCTGCGTAGCGGCGGGTCTGTTCAATGACGATCTGAACCTGGCGGGTAGCGGAGACGATACCGCGGTCGCGGGCTTCGCGAAGCGAGGTGATGTAGCCGCCCAGAGCTTCCGTCACGTTGGCCAGGCGCCCAGCGATATGGCCCCACTGCTCCGCCGTGTCGGTGGGCATGAGGTCGAAGATCGCCCGGATGTCCTGCGCAGGGCAGGCAATGTTGTTAAGGTCCGCGAGGTTGAGGCCAGTTTCGTGGATCTCGAGTTCCAGACCAAGACGTTCACGCATCGCGTCAAGGGTGACGGCATCGACGTCGTCACTGGGCTGAAGGTCCGACAGCCGCCGAAGAGTCTCACTGGTCACTTCCGCGAAGGCTTCGTGGCCGGCGGGGGAGTAATCCCGGTATTCGGTCTCACGGCCCGGCATACCCATGCTGGTGGCGAACCCAGGATCGAGTTCCAGGGCGGATTCCGCGTAGGCGTCTGCCACTGCGTCAATG
This region of Arthrobacter roseus genomic DNA includes:
- a CDS encoding DUF885 domain-containing protein → MTYETDFTPLTDLADDSARPKTAIDAVADAYAESALELDPGFATSMGMPGRETEYRDYSPAGHEAFAEVTSETLRRLSDLQPSDDVDAVTLDAMRERLGLELEIHETGLNLADLNNIACPAQDIRAIFDLMPTDTAEQWGHIAGRLANVTEALGGYITSLREARDRGIVSATRQVQIVIEQTRRYAAADGFFATMVAEASAAEGELNDVSRADLASGAESARNAYNSLADFLEQELLPVAPAKDAVGREHYSLMSRRFLGSEVNLEETYTWGVEELARIIAEQEQVANEIKDGATVEEAMKILNEDPSRQLHSKEELQQWMQKLSDKAVSELAGVHFDIPDIMRTIECMIAPTDEGGIYYTGPTDDFSRPGRMWWSIPAGEETFTTWNETSTVYHEGVPGHHLQVATATYRRDILNNWRRNMCWTSGHGEGWALYAERLMEELGYLKDPGDRMGMLDAQRMRAARVVFDIGVHLELDIPERWGHGTWTPESGYEFLRKNIAISEGQLKFEFTRYLGWPGQAPSYKIGQRLWEQIRDELREREGSSFDLKAFHSRALNMGSVGLDTLRRALLD